From a region of the Drosophila virilis strain 15010-1051.87 chromosome 3, Dvir_AGI_RSII-ME, whole genome shotgun sequence genome:
- the dlt gene encoding protein disks lost, producing MEHAKQLELELEQEQQLEQLLKKLELVDFYQLPETFQAHFEGKQSNLCCLEDFAIYFLAALRQHTELHFRGNNESETPKQHTPVHQAKPTPIDQELNESPLSQLSTCNVSTPVRQVTPLQQQGRRSTGGTPQSSERSTNRSGGGGSSSFCLADFMTNTTPNQSQQRAKKKATPLDKSQRPRRRVLPMTISRNVSASSSFGDTSSFSNENNLLRLSQSCELDRSQGAELEQEARKMLLLRRQEIKSEAPVEQEREQRERDVQPKVMSISLEHVRHAKQLHLLAAIYALLMDLNLVPNVLTEISYALQLLNVCDVAGDSSKLEPPLALLAGHKECIYFAAKLLEQQKDVLLQLDRSSLAVLLQHDRLSLLSKQLQEQLEQQQSQRARIQLPAETPSKAQQNVHYQHEKDARDKFPSQQEFGAFKSQRDLFYKSLKQWEQLHLNRLFSFGRELGPLVRDIFKQSEHVVNMAHFAGLFVSQLLMSSREKHESPEELGLKLDQQRLNRLAQRLVTSNSSVEDQFPRTQGFFRDFIGECSSLAFLVQLQLALYVQLLRHNDSSFELLSLQPDGEEEEEQVASPYIVRPQAQAELLILAKFLGYVCAFPYNRSPNAANSCPQEQLQLRRQFQPPFEMRLHLERAMRQGKLLITLPWLVQYLVMLDPVTLQLPAALDTLELLYALYAGIAKTHIPLQPRAVFIARSCLGWLLESQPALSTGYYSHRRRMSTKPDAATAALVADCLRSLCFSDGGKVGSLLEQMLPLACPFLHEFRVAIAPSQRHVQRNGRYRYITTRLEQLGGGGGKNDSTPDNESQFVPASDQRKLVDAFLHSQNASMRRLLEFVTERSFKCVVKDAQQTILLPSKSAADAQVNGIESTQQHEVLRELQRIYQQARNQAYQQWTERVPGMLEQRIEQSLRALLPANTNDVVRHTYAHLIRQQAQMQLQQWLEISVLQSSFYHGDLQELATKVCRANSRSGVQSSANSNDLCLTAAGELSLSQILHELQQWVHCLSMRPEFLPNLGDLLPLLKRTRQAALLPHLPSHFYQLLGSILVRLLQLLMCQQPQMLTQPVISISCEVWLAPKVRSGGDDEDVPHPIYLEALLSVSFFQDLSANPARFQLLHQLLHHMLEAHVLDVEQLNQFFVALFKENWTQPVWSALSQLLHQLSQGCSNKVNDDDGKSQLFMEMLADLSSDLDSF from the coding sequence ATGGAGCACGCAAagcaactggaactggaactggaacaggagcagcagctggagcagttGCTTAAAAAACTGGAACTTGTGGATTTTTATCAGCTACCCGAAACGTTCCAGGCACACTTCGAGGGAAAGCAGAGCAACCTATGCTGTCTGGAAGATTTCGCCATTTACTTTTTGGCTGCACTGCGTCAACACACGGAGCTGCATTTTCGCGGTAACAACGAATCGGAAACGCCCAAACAACACACGCCCGTGCACCAGGCAAAACCCACGCCCATTGATCAGGAACTGAATGAATCTCCGCTCAGTCAGCTGAGTACGTGCAATGTGTCCACGCCCGTGCGACAGGTAActccgctgcagcagcaaggTCGTCGCTCCACGGGCGGCACGCCGCAAAGCAGCGAACGATCGACCAATCGAAGTGGAGGAGGAGGCTCGAGCAGCTTTTGTCTAGCGGATTTTATGACCAATACGACGCCCAATCAGAGCCAGCAGCGAGCGAAGAAAAAGGCAACGCCGCTGGACAAATCGCAGAGGCCGCGCCGCCGCGTGCTGCCTATGACCATCAGTAGGAACGTGTCCGCGAGCAGCTCCTTTGGCGACACCAGCTCCTTCAGCAACGAGAACAATCTGTTGCGTCTTTCGCAGAGCTGTGAGCTTGATCGCAGCCAAGGCGCCGAGCTGGAGCAGGAGGCGCGcaagatgctgctgctgcgccgaCAGGAGATCAAAAGCGAAGCGCCCGTGGAACAGGAGCGGGAACAACGGGAAAGGGATGTTCAGCCGAAAGTAATGTCAATTAGTTTGGAGCATGTGCGTCATGCCAAGCAGCTGCATCTGTTGGCGGCGATCTACGCGCTGCTGATGGATCTCAACCTGGTGCCAAATGTGCTGACCGAGATCAGCTACGCGCTGCAATTGCTTAACGTATGCGATGTGGCCGGTGACAGCTCAAAATTGGAGCCACCGCTTGCTCTGCTAGCTGGCCACAAGGAGTGCATCTATTTTGCGGCCAAACTGCTGGAGCAGCAGAAGgatgtgctgctgcagctggatcGCAGCTCGCTGGccgtgctgctgcagcacgaTCGCCTATCGCTTCTGTCCAAGCAGCTGCAGGAGcaactggagcagcagcagagccagCGGGCACGGATCCAGCTACCGGCGGAAACGCCGAGCAAGGCGCAGCAGAATGTGCACTATCAGCACGAGAAAGATGCGCGCGATAAGTTTCCCAGCCAGCAGGAGTTTGGGGCATTCAAGAGCCAGCGCGATCTCTTTTACAAGTCGCTCAAGCAATGGGAGCAACTGCATCTGAATCGTCTGTTCAGCTTTGGCCGAGAGCTGGGCCCGCTTGTGCGTGACATCTTCAAGCAGTCGGAGCATGTGGTGAATATGGCGCACTTTGCTGGGCTGTTTGTCAGCCAGCTGCTCATGTCCAGCCGGGAGAAGCACGAGTCGCCCGAGGAGCTGGGCCTCAAGCTTGATCAGCAGCGACTCAACAGGTTGGCGCAGCGTCTGGTCACCAGCAATTCCAGTGTTGAGGATCAGTTCCCGCGCACGCAGGGCTTCTTTCGTGATTTTATTGGTGAATGCAGTTCCTTGGCGTTTCtggtgcagctgcagctggcacTTTACGTGCAGCTATTGCGCCACAATGACTCTAGCTTCGAGCTGCTCTCGCTACAACCGGACGGtgaagaggaggaggagcaggtGGCCTCCCCATATATTGTGCGCCCGCAGGCTCAAGCCGAGCTGCTTATCTTAGCCAAGTTCTTGGGTTATGTGTGCGCCTTTCCCTACAATCGTTCGCCCAACGCAGCCAACAGCTGCCCGCAggagcagctccagctgcgccGCCAGTTCCAGCCTCCGTTTGAAATGCGCCTGCATTTGGAACGTGCTATGCGCCAGGGAAAGCTGCTGATCACGCTCCCGTGGCTGGTGCAGTATCTGGTCATGTTGGACCCAGTCACGCTGCAGCTGCCCGCTGCCCTGGACACTTTAGAGCTGCTCTATGCCCTGTATGCGGGCATAGCCAAAACCCATATCCCGTTGCAGCCCCGCGCGGTTTTCATCGCGCGCAGCTGTCTCGGCTGGCTGCTGGAATCGCAGCCGGCTCTAAGCACGGGCTACTATAGCCACAGAAGGAGGATGAGCACGAAACCGGATGCAGCCACGGCAGCTCTTGTAGCCGATTGCCTGCGCAGTCTTTGCTTCTCGGACGGGGGAAAGGTGGGCTCGCTGCTGGAGCAGATGTTGCCGCTTGCGTGTCCCTTCCTGCACGAGTTCCGTGTGGCCATCGCTCCCTCCCAGCGCCACGTCCAGCGCAATGGACGCTATCGCTACATAACCACACGCCTGGAACAGCtgggcggcggcggaggcAAAAATGATAGTACACCGGACAATGAATCTCAGTTTGTGCCGGCTTCAGATCAGCGCAAGCTGGTGGACGCCTTTTTGCACTCTCAGAACGCCTCGATGCGGCGTCTGCTGGAATTCGTGACAGAGCGCAGCTTCAAGTGCGTGGTTAAGGATGCACAGCAAACAATACTCCTGCCCTCTAAGTCAGCGGCAGATGCGCAGGTCAATGGGATTGAGTCGACGCAGCAGCACGAGGTGCTGCGCGAGCTGCAGCGCATCTATCAGCAGGCCCGAAACCAGGCGTATCAGCAGTGGACGGAGCGGGTGCCCGGAATGTTGGAGCAGCGCATTGAGCAGTCGCTGCGGGCGCTGTTGCCCGCCAATACGAATGACGTTGTGCGTCACACGTATGCGCATTTGATCCGGCAGCAGGCGCAAATGCAGCTACAGCAATGGCTGGAAATCAGCGTGCTGCAGTCCAGCTTCTATCACGGCGACCTCCAGGAGCTAGCCACCAAGGTGTGTCGCGCAAACAGCCGGAGCGGCGTCCAGTCTAGCGCCAACTCGAACGATCTGTGCCTGACAGCGGCGGGCGAGCTCAGCTTGTCGCAGATTCTACACGAGCTGCAGCAGTGGGTGCACTGCCTCAGCATGCGACCCGAATTTCTGCCCAATTTGGGCgatctgctgccgctgctcaaACGCACGCGGCAGGCGGCGCTGCTGCCGCATCTGCCCAGCCATTTCTATCAGTTGCTCGGCTCCATTCTGGTGCgtctgctgcagttgctcatGTGCCAGCAGCCGCAGATGCTGACGCAGCCGGTTATCAGCATTAGCTGTGAGGTGTGGCTGGCGCCAAAGGTGCGTTCAGGTGGTGATGACGAGGACGTCCCTCATCCCATCTATTTGGAGGCATTGCTCAGCGTCAGCTTTTTTCAGGATCTTAGTGCAAATCCTGCGCGATTTCAGCTGCTCCATCAGCTGCTACACCATATGCTAGAAGCACACGTGCTCGACGTAGAACAGCTTAATCAGTTTTTCGTGGCACTCTTCAAGGAGAACTGGACACAGCCGGTGTGGAGCGCACTCTCCCAGCTGCTGCATCAGTTGTCCCAAGGTTGTTCCAACAAGgtcaacgacgacgacggcaaGTCCCAATTGTTTATGGAAATGCTGGCGGATTTATCCAGCGATCTAGATAGTTTTTAA